Within Kutzneria chonburiensis, the genomic segment CGGACTGCCGCCATCGTGAGGGCCTCGCCGACGCCCTTGCCCCGCGCGGCCGAGTCGACGACCACGTCGTCGATGTGGGCCCGCAGCCCGGTGATGATGGGGTACAGCACCAAAGTCAGCGTGCCGACAATGGTTTCCCCGTCCCGGGCCACGAAAACGGTCGTGGCCGGGTGGGCGGCGATGGCCGCCAGCGCCGCCCTGGACAGCGGCGCGGCGGAGGAGGAAAGCTGAGGCAGCAGCCGCGTGAAGGCGTCCGCCACCTCGTCGGTGACCTCGGACAGGATGTCGATCTGCACGTTCCTACTGTGCCAGAACCTATTGGGCCAGCAGCTGCTCGAACGGCACGAAGGTGTCGGCCGGCTTGGCCACGGTCCGCAGACCGGCCGCCCGGTCGGCCAACTCCGCGCCGGCGCGGCGGACGCGGTCGTGCAGCGACGGGCTGCCGAAGTCGGAGGACGCGGCGTAGACGCCGGTCGGGGTGACCTCGGCCCGCAGGTAGGCGAACAGGGGCCGCAGCTGGTAGTCGAGCACCAGGGAATGCCGCTCGGTGCCGCCGGTGGCGGCGATCAGCACGGGCTTGCCGACCAGGGCGTCCTTGTCCAGCACGTCGAAGAAGGACTTGAACAGCCCGCTGTACGAAGCGGTGAACACCGGGGTGACGGTGATCAGGGCGTCGGCCGACGTCACGGCGGAGATGGCGGCGGCCAGCTTGGGGCTGGGGAAGCCGGTGAGCATGTTGTTGGTGACGTCGACGGCGATGTCCCGCAGCTCGATGACGGTCACCTCGGCCTCGCCCAACGCGTCCCGCGTGGCGGCGGCGAGCTGGTCGGCCAACAGCCGGGTGGACGACGGCTGGCCGAGACCGGCCGTCACGACGGCGATGGTGGTCATGCGGACACCTTCTTCGCGAGCAGCGACTGGTGGGTGGGGGCGTCGGGCACGTGGGCCGGGCGCTTGGCGTCCAGCTCGCGGCGCAGCACGGGCACGATCTCGCCGAGCAGGTCGAGCTGCTCGAGCACGGTCTTCAACGGCAGGCCGGCGTGGTCCATCAGGAACAGCTGGCGCTGGTAGTCGCCGAAGTGCTCGCGGAAGGTCAGGGTCTTGTCGATGACCTCCTGCGGGCTGCCGACGGTCAGCGGCGTCTGCGAGGTGAAGTCCTCCAGCGACGGCCCGTGCCCGTACACCGGCGCGTTGTCGAAGTACGGCCGGAACTCGCGCACGGCGTCCTGCGAGTTGCGGCGCATGAACACCTGCCCACCCAGCCCGACGATGGCCTGGTCGGCAGACCCGTGCCCGTAGTGCTCGAACCGCTGCCGGTACAGCTGGATCAGCTGCTGGAAGTGGTACGTGGGCCAGAAGATGTGGTTGGCGAAGAAGCCGTCGCCGTAGTAGGCCGCCTGCTCGGCGATCTCGGGGCTGCGGATGGAGCCGTGCCACACGAACGGCGGCACACCGTCCAGCGGCCGCGGCGTCGAGGTGAACTCCTGGAGCGGCGTGCGGAACTTGCCGGACCAGTTGACCACGTCCTCGCGCCACAACTTGTGCAGCAGCGCGTAGTTCTCGATGGCCAGCGGGATGCCCTGGCGGATGTCCTGCCCGAACCACGGGTACACCGGCCCGGTGTTGCCACGGCCCATCATCAGATCGACCCGGCCGTCGGCCAGGTGCTGGAGCATCGCGAAGTCCTCGGCGATCTTCACCGGGTCGTTCGTGGTGATCAGCGTGGTCGAGGTGGACAGGATCAGCTTCTCGGTGCGCGCGGCGACGTAGCCGAGCATGGTGGTCGGCGAGGACGGCACGAACGGCGGGTTGTGGTGCTCGCCGGTGGCGAACACGTCCAGCCCGACCTCCTCGGCCTTGAGCGCGATCGTGACCATCGCCTTGATCCGCTCCGCCTCCGTCGGCGTGACGCCGGTGGTGGGGTCGGTGGTCACGTCGCCGACCGTGAAGATTCCGAACTGCATCGTCGCTCTCCTCTCGACTCATCCAGTACTTGAACTCTCAACTACCGGACGCTCGACAGTATTCCACGGTCAGCACGGGTCTGTCGGCGAGTCCTCGCTCACATAGGTCCGCCACTCGGCGGCGCTGACCGGCGTGCCCCGCACCGCGCACACCTGGCCCGCCACGGCCTCGGGATCGGTCTGCCACAAGGAGTTCGGCCCGTTGGCCACGCCGGCGGCGATGCTGCCACCACGTGGATCGAACGCCACCGCGGTCACGTTGTCGGTCGGCCCGGACAGGGTGGCCGTCGGCTGCGGCGCATGGGGATCGCTGACGTCCCAGATGGACACCGTCCGGTCCCAGCTGGCGCTGGCCAGCGACTTGCCGTCGGCGGAGAACACCACCGACGTCACGGTGTTGGTGTGGTCGGTCAGGACGCTGACCTGCGACGGAGCGTCGCCGACGGCGTACAGCTCGACGGCGTGGTCCTCGCCGCCGGTGGCCAGCAGCGTGCCGTCGGGCGACAGGGCGATGCTGCGGATCGCGGCCGGATGCTCGGCGGCGAACCGGTATCGGCTGACCGGATGCACCGGATCGGAGACGTCCCACAGCCGGGCCGAGCCGTCGTAGCTGCCGCTGGCCAGGGTCTTGCCGTCGGCCGAGAAGGCCAGCGAGCTCACCCCGTCGGTGTGCTCGGCCAGCGGTTTCCCGATCTCCGTCACGTGTGTCGTGTCCGTCACGTCCCATAGTCTGATCAAATGATCGTCACCAGATGTGACTATCATTTTCCCTGACGGATCGTACACGACCGCTTCCAACTGCCCGGTGGACGCCGGAATGGTGGTCAGCAACCGGGCATGGGCCGGGTCGGCGACGTCCCACAGCCTCGCGGTGTGGTCGTAGCTCACGCTGGCCAGGGTCTTGTCGTCCGGGCTGAACGCCACCGAGGTCACCGGCCCGGTGTGCCCGGTCAGCGTGGCCAGGGCCGTTGGCCGGCGCGGGTCCGAGGTGCCCCACAGCCGCACGGTGCCGTCGTAGTGGCCGCTGGCCAGCACCTTGCCCGTCTTGTCGAACGCCATGCCCCAGCCCGACTGCGCATGTCCGTCGACCTCGGCGGCCCGCACGTCCCACACCGACACGCACCAGTTCGCGGCCCCGGTCGCCACCGATGAGCCGTCGGGGCTGAACATGACCGCCCGGATCGTCGAGGGGGCGGTGAAGGCGGCGACCTGCGTGCCGCCGGCGACGTCCCACAGCCGGGTGATGTGGTCGTCGCCGCCGGCCGCGACCGTGCGGCCGTCGGGGCTGAACGCGACGGCTTCGAGGAAACTGGTGGCGCCGGTGAACGTCGACACCGCAGCGCCATTGGCCGGATCCCAGACGCGCACCGACTCGTCGTAGCTGGCGCTGGCCAGGCGTCGGCTGTCGGGGCTGAACGCCACGCCCGTCACGGCATTGGTGTGGCCGGTCAGCACGCCGGCCGGCGCGCCGGTGGCGGTGTCCCACAGCCGCACCGTGTTGTCGTAGCTGCCGCTGGCGATCAGCTTGCCGTCCGGGCTGTACGCGATCGAGGTGACGGTCTTCTCGTGCCCGGCCAACGTGAACAGCGACGTGACCTGACGACCGTCCACTTGCCACAGTCGCACGGTCTTGTCCCCGCTGGCCGACGCGAGTCGCGTGCCGTCGGGGCTGAACGCCAGCGCGAACACGCTGTCGGTGTGGCCCTTGGCCACTGCGAGCTGCGCCGGGCTGTGGGGATTGCTGACGTCCCACAGGATGATCGACCCGTCGGCGATGCCGGCGGCCAAGCGTTTGCCGTCACGGCTCAACGCCACCCCGTACGCGGCGCTGGGAACCTGAAGCGTGGCAACGGAAGTGCGACCGTCCCACAGCCGAACCGACTTGTCCTTGCTGGCACTGGCCAGCAGATTTCCGCCGTACGACAAGGCAGTCACGCCGTCGTTGTGGCCTAGCAGCCGAGTCGTCGCGGGCACGCCCGAAGTCGTCAGCAGGCTGCCACGGGCCTCCGCGGTGGGGGAGATCCGGTACGCCACCAGGCTCAGCTGCGCCGCCAGCGCGGGATCGGCGGCCTGTAGGGAATTCGCGCGCAGCGCGACCTGTCTCGACATGGCATCGGCCCGCTCCCGCAACGCCGTCGACCGCTCCACAAAGGCAAAGACCGTCGAGGCCACGGCCACCAGCAACAGCACGGTCAACGCGGCCACCAGCTGCCGCAGCCGCCGGGTCTGCCGCACCGCCGCCTGCTGCTCGGCCGTCTCACGAGAACGGCTGGCGTCCAACAACTCCCGCTCGACCGGCGCCAGCGAGCCGTCGTCCGGGGCCGAGTTCAGCGCGATGGCCAGCTTCGCACCCCGGTACAGCCCCGAGTCGTCACGGCCGTCGCGCTGCCACGACCGGGCGTCCTGCGCCAGCTGTTGGTGCAGCCGCAGGCCCTCGCGGTTGTCGGCGACCCACTGCCGCAGCCGTGGCCACGACCGCAGCAGCGCCTCGTGGCTGATCTCCGCGGTGTGCTCATCCAACGTGACCAGCCGCGCGCGGGCCAGCGCGTCCAGCACCGCCGCCGCGGTGCCCGGGTCGGCGGCACCGTCGATCAGGCTGGCCCGGTCGACCCGGGCCCGGGTCACCTCGACGCCCTCGCCGACGTGCACCATGCGCAGCAACAGCCGCCGCACCAGGTCGCGGCCGGCCGGATCGAACCGTGCGTAAGTGGCGTCGGCCGTCGTGGCGATGGCCCGGTGGATGCCGCCGACCTCGGCGTACCCCTGCAACGTCAGCCGATTGCCTTCGCGGACCTGCCACGTGGCGAGCAGCGCGTGCGCGAGCAGCGGCAGCGCACCGCCGGTGTCTTCTTCGGCACCGAGATCGCGCAGCAGCAGGTCGGCGAGTCCCGGTTCCAGCTCCAACCCGGCCAGCGCGGCCGGCCGTTCGATCGTCTCCCGCAGCGCCGACGCCGTCATCGGGCCGACCACGACCGCCCGTTCGAGGGACGCCACCAGCTCCGGAAAACGCGCGCAGTGCCCGTAGAAGTCGGCCCGCACCCCGTACACCACGGCTGCGTTCAGTGCGGTCAACGCCGCGACGAAGATCCGCCGCTGGGCCTCGTCGTCGCAGAGCGTGAACAGCTCCTCGAACTGGTCGATCACCACCACGAGGCGTCCAGAGCTCCTTGGATCAGCGCCGTCCAGCACGCCGGCCAGTTCGCCCGGATCCTCCTGCATCAGCGCCAGCAGCTCGGACGGCGGCCGTCCGGTGCCCTGGGCCAGCGCAGAGGCCAGCGCCTCCACCGGTTTGTTGCCCGGCGTGAACAGCAGCCACGACCAGCGTCGCGGCGTGGCCAGATCCATGCCCTCGATCGTCGGCACCAGGCCGGCCCGCAAAAGCGAGGACTTGCCCGAGCCGGACGCGCCGACCACGGCCATCGGGCCGTCTCGGCGCGGGTCGCCCAGCCGGTCCACCAGCGTCGCCGTCAGCTGCTCACGCCCGAAGAAGTACTGCGCGTTGCCCACCGAGAAGGCCAGCAGCCCCGGATACGGACTCCGACCTTCACGCGTCGGTGTCGGCGGCTCCTCGCGGGGCAGCGTCACCGTCACGCGGGGCGTCGGCCGGCCCAGCGCCGGGTCGTTGGCCAGGATCTGCTGGTAGACGTCCTGCACCTCGGTGCCCGGGTCGACGCCCAGCTCCGCGGCCAGCATCCGGCGCAGCCGGTCGTGGTGCTCCAGCGCCTCGGCCTGCCGGCCGCCCCGGTACAGGGCGATCATGTGCAGGGCTCGCAACCGCTCCCGCAGCGGGTTGTCCTCCACGGTCGTCCGCAGGTCGACGACCACTTCGGACTCCCGGCCCAGCGACAGCAGCGCCTCCGCGCGGTCCTCGATCGCCGCCAGCCGCAGCTCCTCCAGATGCTGGCGCTCGCTCGCCGCGAACGGCCCCGGCACCCCCGGCAGCGGCGCGCCCTGCCACAGCTTCAGGCCGTCATCCCAGTACGCGATCGCCCGCTCGACGTCGTCGGCCGCGCGGGCCTGGTGGAACGCGTGCTCGAACCGCCAGGCGTCCAGGTTCGCCGGCTCCAGCGCCAGCCGATAGCCCGAGCCCACGCTGGTCAGCACGCTTTCGCGGGCCGTCGCCCTGCGGTCGCCGGCCAGCGCCTGCCGCAGCTTGGAGACGTAGGTGTGGATGATGCCGCGGACGCTTTCCGGGGGTTCCTCGCCCCACACGCCGTCGATCAGCTCGGTGCGCGAGACCACCTGGTTGCGCCGCACCGCCAGCTGCGCGAACAGGGCCCGTTGCTTGGGTGGCCCCAGGTCCAGCTCTCGTCCGTCCACTTCTGCGTGCAGCGCCCCCAAGAGCTTCACCAGCAGCATCGCGAGAGTGTATCTACAGGTAGCGGGGTCCCTGGTGAAGGTTTATCGTCCGCGCGTGGAGGCGGTACGGGTGGCGCGGGTCTACGACGATCCGAGCGCCGATGACGGGACGCGGGTGCTGGTCGACCGGCTCTGGCCGCGCGGGCTGCGCAAGGAACTGGCCCACTTGGACAGCTGGTGCCGGTCCGTGTCGCCGTCCACCGAGCTGCGCGTCTGGTACGGCCACGACCCCGATCGCTTCGAGGAGTTCGCGCAGCGGTACCGAGCCGAGCTCGACGACCCCGACCGGCAGGCGGCGCTGCGCGGACTGGTCGAGCTGGCCGGCACCGTGACCCTGTTGACCGCCACCGCCGCCGTGGAGATCAGCCACGCCGCAGTGCTGGCCGACGTGCTGCGCGCTGCGCGTTAACTCCGGCGCAGGGTCAGTTCGAACGGCGCGAATCCGTGCGAACGGTAGAACGCGATCGCCGCCTCGTTGTCGACGAACGCAGTCACCCGGAATTCGGTCGCGCCGTTCCGTTCGGCCCAGGCGGTGAATTCGGCGACCAATGCCGAACCCGCGCCGGTGCGGCGGAATTCCTCGCCGACCCGCATGCTTTCCAGCACGGCCGTCGTCGCGCCGGGCCGGAGCTCGCTGCTGTTCAGCCGGCCGACCAGGTGGCCGGCCGGCACGTCGTCGACCCGGGCCAGCAGACACAAAGCGCTGGTCAGGAGGCCTCGGTAGTAGTCGGTGCCGTGCTTGTTCGGCCAGTCGGTGTCCATCCACGGGTCGCGCCGCCCGCCGTCCTCGGCGAACAGCGCGCCCGCGGACGCCACCAGCTCGGGAATGAGTTCCTCGGTCGCTTCGACGATTGTCGTGGCCATGAAACGACCGTAGCGGGTTCTTATTTCGGTGTAAATTAATCCGCGAACTGGCCGGCTCAGGCGTGGATCTTGTTGCAGGCGTTGCCGCGCTGGCGGTAGCCGCCGTTGATGTGCTCCCAGCCGGCCACACAGACCAGCGCCTGGTCGGGCAGGTTGTGGCCGACGGTGACCCGCCAGTGGTCCGGGAAGCCCCAGCTCTGCGTGCCCGAGTTGACGTTCAGGCCGCCGCCGGAGATCTGGAAGTGCCCGAAGAACCGGCTGTTCCAGGTCAGCTGCGCCTCCACCCACTCCACCTGGAGCCCGGTGCCCTCGATCTCCTCGCACACCAGCACGTGGCAGGACCGTGCGCCCGCCTGCGCGGGGCCGGCGCCGGCCAGGGTGGCGGCGACAACGGCGGCGACGGTCAGGACAACGCGAACGGATTTCACGGCGGGCTCCCCAACAAAGTCGAGTGGTACTCGCCTCCTTGCATAGGGGAGTCGGCCGGCCGGCGCAAGCGGATTCACTCCTCGAACACGACTTCCGGGGGCGGGCGGCGGAAGCCGCGGGTGAGGTAGGCGAGGTAGCAGACGCCGAGGGCCAGCCAGATCAGGCCGAGGGTGATGGCGGTGCCGTCGAGGTGGACGAGCAGCCAGAGGTCGACGGCCGCGCCGACGACCGGCACGACGAGATTGCGCAGCACGGAGCCGCGTTGCCGCAGCCACAGGGCGATCACCGACAGGTTGACGAAGGTGAAGGCGGTGAACGCGCCGAAGTTGATGAACGACGTCGACGTGGTGACGTCGAGGGCCAGCGCGCCGAGTCCGATCAGTCCGATGAGGACGATGCCGAACACCGGCGTCTCCAGCTTCGGTTGCAGGTAGCCGAAGAACCGCTTGGGCAGCACGCCGTCGCGGCCCATGGCGAACATCAGCCGGGAGGCGCCGGCCTGGGCGGCGATGCCGGAGGCGAACTGCGCCACCATCAGCCCGGCCAGGAAGATCGCGGCGAACAGGTCGCCGCCGATGTCGGTGGCGATCTCGAAGGCGGCCGAGGACTCGTCGTGGAAGACGGCGCCGGGGTGCACCAATTGGGTGGCGTAGGACAGGATCACGAACAACACACCGCCGAGCAGCGCGGTGAGCAGGATGGCGCGGGGAATGGTCTTGCGCGGCTCGAAGGTCTCCTCGGTCAGCGTGGTCACGGCGTCGAAGCCGAGGAAGGAATACGCGGCGACGGCGGCCCCGGCCGAGATGCCGCCGAACGAGGAACCGCTGTGGTAGAAGGGAGTTCCGCTGAGCAGGCCGGGGGCGTGGCTGAACGACAGGATCACGAAGAACAGGATCACCAGCAGCTGGAAGGCCATCAGCAGGAAGTTGGCCGTCACCGCCACCCGGATGCCCAGTACGTTGAGGACGGTCGTGAGCACGATGAAGCCCAGCACCCACACGAAACTCGGCACCGACGGGAACTGGGCCGACATGTAGGCCGCGCCGATCAGCCAGATCACCATGGGCAGGAAGAAGTAGTCCAGCAACACGGCCCAGCCGACCAGGAAGCCGACGCGGGAGTCGATAGACTTACGCACGTAAGTATACGCCGAACCGGCGACCGGATACTCCGCCGCCATGCGCCCGTAGCTGGCGGCGGTGAACAGCATCGCGACGGTGGCCAGCAGGTACGCCGTCGGCACCGTGCCGTCCGTGGTGACGGCCACGATGCCGTACGTGCCAAGGACGATCAGCGGCGCCATGTAGGCCAGTCCAAAAAGGACAACGCCTCTCAGTCGCAGATGCGGGGTGAGGGTTGTGGTCATCGCTCGCCACCTCCACGCGGCCGCCAGCGGCCGGGCTCGATCCTGCCCTGGTAAAGCGGAAGCTCGATGGGAGCGTCGGATTCCGTGAACTGCTCCCACATCCGGTTCACGCCGGCGGTTCCCCGCTGCCGGACGCGGGCCACCTCGTCGACGTCCAACGCCACCGGCAGCACGGCCGGCGCCGCGTCGGGCGTCTCGGCCAGCACCTGGCCCTCGGGCCCGACGACGATGCTGCGTCCCATGCCGAACGGCCCGGCCACGTTGAGGCTGACCACGAAGACCTGGTTGACGATCGCGTTGGCGCGGGCCAACACCAGCTCCTGGACGCGGTCGGCCGTGGTCGTCTGCACGGGGTTGAGCACGACCTCCGCGCCCATCCAGGCCAGATGCCGGGTCAGCTCGGGAAACCACGCGTCGTAGCAGATGGAGAAGCCGATCCGACCGGCCTCGGGGATGTCGAAGACGACGAACCGATCACCGGGGTCGTAGGGCTCGTACGGCCGCCACGGGAAGATCTTCCGATACGAGGCGACCAGCGAACCATCGGGGGAGAAGGCCAGCGCGGTGTTGAACACCTCGCCCGCCGGCCCCAGCTCGCAGACGCTGCCCGGCACCAGCCAGATGCCCAGGTCGCCGGCCAGTTCGGCCAGTCGGCGGGTGCGCGGGCCGTCGAGCGGCTCGGCGCTGTCGGCCGGCCGCTCCGCACCGCACAGGTGCAGCTCGGGGTACATCAGCAGGCGGGTGCCGGGATGCTCGGCCAGCACCGCCGCGACCTCGTCGACGAACACGTCCAGCGGCCGGTCGAACGGCACGGGCTCGGCCTGGACCAGGACCATCGGCAGCACGGGCGGCTCCTTCCGTGTTGCCGGCAAAATAGTCCAAGCTGAACACTTTCACAAGAGTGTTCAAATTGAGCAGTTTGAACGGGTAGGGTGGCCGGCATGGACGGCCTGAGCGCGCCCGCGCTGACCGGCATTCGCCGGCTGTCCGCGCTGGACACGGTGCGGGCGCGCATCGCGCTGGCTGTCGAACTCGGGCTGCTCGCGCCGGGCGAGGCCCTGCCGCCGGGGCCGGAAATCGCCTCCGCGCTCGGCGTCGGCGAGATCACCGTGCGCCGGGCGCTGGTGTCCCTGTGCACCGACGGCGTGCTCGTCCGGCGACGCGGCCGCGGCGGCGGAACCTCGGTCGCCGCTGAGCCGGCGCTGGGCGCTGTCGCGGAAATCGCCGCCTACACCGGAGCCACGGCCGAGGTGCACGAGCTGATCGACCACCGCCTCGCGTTGGAAGTGGGCCTGGTGCATCTGGCCGCGCTGCGGCGTGACGACGACATCGTGTCCGAGCTGTGGAATCTGGTGCTACGTATGGAGAAAGCCTCCGGTTGGGCCGAATTCCACGAGCTGGACGCCCGTTTCCACACCGCCGTCGTCGAGGCCAGCGGCGTCACCGCCGGCATCCGCCGCCACGGCGAGGTCGTGCGCGAGCTCTACCGCTACTACCTGCCGTACCCCTTGGAATACCTGCGGGAATCCAACCGCGAGCACGCCGAACTGGTCGCCGCCGTCGACCGCCGCGACGCGATGACCGCCGTCGCCGTCACCTGCCGGCACGTGGAAGTGCTGCACAACACCATGTTGTCCAGTCATTCGCGCTAGTTCCCACACTCTGGATGCGCTTCCCCGCCGGGGTCGGCATTGTTAGGCATACGGCCATGCGCCTGCCCATTCTCGCGTTGGCCATCGCCGCCCTCGTCCCCGCCGCACCGGCCGCCGCCGCCGAGCCACAGCTGCCGCCGCTGACGGTGCTCACGAATGCCCCAAACGCCGGGAAGGGGGACATCTTCGTCACCCCGACCTCGGCCGACGGCAAGTACGCCAACGGCGTGGCCATTCTCAGTCCCGACGGCAAGAAGACCGTGTGGTCGCACATCTTGCCGGCCGGCCTGTCGGCCGCCGACTTCCGCAGGCAGACCTATCACGGCCGGCCGGTGCTGACCTGGTGGCAGGGCAAGGGATTGGGCGGACTGGCCGTCGGTGTCGACGAGATCTACGACGCCGACTACCACCAGATCGCCGAGGTCCGGGCCGGCAACGGCTATCAGGCCGATGGCCACGAGTTCGTCATCACGCCGCGCGGCACCGCGCTGATCCTGGCCTACCGTCAGGCCACCGCCGATCTCACGTCGATCGGCGGGCCGGCACGCCAGCAGGTGATCGACGGCGTCGTGCAGGAGATCGACATCGCCACCGGCGCGGTGCTCTTCCAGTGGGACAGCAGCGATCACGTGCCGTACGCGCAGAGCCAGCAGCCGCTGCCGGCCTCGCCCGACACGCCGTGGGACTGGTTCCACATCAACGCGGTCAAGGTGGACGGGGACAATCTGCTGCTGGATTCCCGAAACACCTGGGCGGCCTACGAGATCTCCCGGCGTGACGGCCGAATCCTGTGGCAGCTGGGAGGAAAGGCCAGCTCGTTCACGCCGGAAGGCGCGGAGCTCAACACGGCCGGTGCGCTGGTCGCCTGGCAGCACGACCCGGAGCCGCTGGGTAACGGCTACTACTCGTTCTTCGACAACGAATCCGCCGGCGTGGCCAACACCGGCAGCGGGGCCGTGTCCGAGTACGCCAACAGTCGGGTTGTCGTGGTGAAGCTGGATCCGGCCAAACACACGGCAACCCTGGTGCGGACGTACAACCAGCCGGCCGGGCTGCTCGCGACGTCGCAGGGCAACGCGCAGCCGGAGCCGGGCGGGCGGACGTTCGTCGGCTGGGGCGCGCTGCCGTACCTGTCGGAGTTCGACCGGCACGGGGCCGTCGTGTTCGGCGCGAAGTTCCCGGCCGGTGTGAACACCTACCGCGCCTACCGTTTCGACTGGCGCTGACCGAAAGCGCCGGCCGCCCGTGGGACGGCCGGCGCTGTTCGCTCAGCCGCCGACCTGGGAGGCGGCGGTGCGGGCGCGGGACATGAACTGGTTGTAGGCGCCGTTCTGGTAGGTCGTCCACGGCGTCCAGTTGCTGCCGTTGGACGAGATGCGGGCCGTCTGTTGGGCCGCGGTGACCGGGTTGAACGCCTGGGCGTCCGAGACCTCGCTGTGCCACTTGGAGTTGATCTGCCACACGCCGCGGTCGCGGCTGCAGTCGGTGTTGATCAGCACCGCCTTGGTCCAGCCCTGGCTCTCGGCCAGTGCGACCGCGATGGAGATGACCAGGCCGTTGCCGTGCAGGCCGCCGTTGTTGCGCGCGTACTGGGCGATCTGCTTGTCCGACAAATGGGTGCCGGCCAG encodes:
- a CDS encoding GNAT family N-acetyltransferase; translated protein: MQIDILSEVTDEVADAFTRLLPQLSSSAAPLSRAALAAIAAHPATTVFVARDGETIVGTLTLVLYPIITGLRAHIDDVVVDSAARGKGVGEALTMAAVRRAGEAGVRTVDLTSRPSREGANRLYQRLGFELRESNLYRYTIRQK
- a CDS encoding FMN reductase, whose amino-acid sequence is MTTIAVVTAGLGQPSSTRLLADQLAAATRDALGEAEVTVIELRDIAVDVTNNMLTGFPSPKLAAAISAVTSADALITVTPVFTASYSGLFKSFFDVLDKDALVGKPVLIAATGGTERHSLVLDYQLRPLFAYLRAEVTPTGVYAASSDFGSPSLHDRVRRAGAELADRAAGLRTVAKPADTFVPFEQLLAQ
- a CDS encoding LLM class flavin-dependent oxidoreductase, whose product is MQFGIFTVGDVTTDPTTGVTPTEAERIKAMVTIALKAEEVGLDVFATGEHHNPPFVPSSPTTMLGYVAARTEKLILSTSTTLITTNDPVKIAEDFAMLQHLADGRVDLMMGRGNTGPVYPWFGQDIRQGIPLAIENYALLHKLWREDVVNWSGKFRTPLQEFTSTPRPLDGVPPFVWHGSIRSPEIAEQAAYYGDGFFANHIFWPTYHFQQLIQLYRQRFEHYGHGSADQAIVGLGGQVFMRRNSQDAVREFRPYFDNAPVYGHGPSLEDFTSQTPLTVGSPQEVIDKTLTFREHFGDYQRQLFLMDHAGLPLKTVLEQLDLLGEIVPVLRRELDAKRPAHVPDAPTHQSLLAKKVSA
- a CDS encoding BTAD domain-containing putative transcriptional regulator, whose amino-acid sequence is MLLVKLLGALHAEVDGRELDLGPPKQRALFAQLAVRRNQVVSRTELIDGVWGEEPPESVRGIIHTYVSKLRQALAGDRRATARESVLTSVGSGYRLALEPANLDAWRFEHAFHQARAADDVERAIAYWDDGLKLWQGAPLPGVPGPFAASERQHLEELRLAAIEDRAEALLSLGRESEVVVDLRTTVEDNPLRERLRALHMIALYRGGRQAEALEHHDRLRRMLAAELGVDPGTEVQDVYQQILANDPALGRPTPRVTVTLPREEPPTPTREGRSPYPGLLAFSVGNAQYFFGREQLTATLVDRLGDPRRDGPMAVVGASGSGKSSLLRAGLVPTIEGMDLATPRRWSWLLFTPGNKPVEALASALAQGTGRPPSELLALMQEDPGELAGVLDGADPRSSGRLVVVIDQFEELFTLCDDEAQRRIFVAALTALNAAVVYGVRADFYGHCARFPELVASLERAVVVGPMTASALRETIERPAALAGLELEPGLADLLLRDLGAEEDTGGALPLLAHALLATWQVREGNRLTLQGYAEVGGIHRAIATTADATYARFDPAGRDLVRRLLLRMVHVGEGVEVTRARVDRASLIDGAADPGTAAAVLDALARARLVTLDEHTAEISHEALLRSWPRLRQWVADNREGLRLHQQLAQDARSWQRDGRDDSGLYRGAKLAIALNSAPDDGSLAPVERELLDASRSRETAEQQAAVRQTRRLRQLVAALTVLLLVAVASTVFAFVERSTALRERADAMSRQVALRANSLQAADPALAAQLSLVAYRISPTAEARGSLLTTSGVPATTRLLGHNDGVTALSYGGNLLASASKDKSVRLWDGRTSVATLQVPSAAYGVALSRDGKRLAAGIADGSIILWDVSNPHSPAQLAVAKGHTDSVFALAFSPDGTRLASASGDKTVRLWQVDGRQVTSLFTLAGHEKTVTSIAYSPDGKLIASGSYDNTVRLWDTATGAPAGVLTGHTNAVTGVAFSPDSRRLASASYDESVRVWDPANGAAVSTFTGATSFLEAVAFSPDGRTVAAGGDDHITRLWDVAGGTQVAAFTAPSTIRAVMFSPDGSSVATGAANWCVSVWDVRAAEVDGHAQSGWGMAFDKTGKVLASGHYDGTVRLWGTSDPRRPTALATLTGHTGPVTSVAFSPDDKTLASVSYDHTARLWDVADPAHARLLTTIPASTGQLEAVVYDPSGKMIVTSGDDHLIRLWDVTDTTHVTEIGKPLAEHTDGVSSLAFSADGKTLASGSYDGSARLWDVSDPVHPVSRYRFAAEHPAAIRSIALSPDGTLLATGGEDHAVELYAVGDAPSQVSVLTDHTNTVTSVVFSADGKSLASASWDRTVSIWDVSDPHAPQPTATLSGPTDNVTAVAFDPRGGSIAAGVANGPNSLWQTDPEAVAGQVCAVRGTPVSAAEWRTYVSEDSPTDPC
- a CDS encoding DUF488 domain-containing protein; protein product: MEAVRVARVYDDPSADDGTRVLVDRLWPRGLRKELAHLDSWCRSVSPSTELRVWYGHDPDRFEEFAQRYRAELDDPDRQAALRGLVELAGTVTLLTATAAVEISHAAVLADVLRAAR
- a CDS encoding GNAT family N-acetyltransferase, with the protein product MATTIVEATEELIPELVASAGALFAEDGGRRDPWMDTDWPNKHGTDYYRGLLTSALCLLARVDDVPAGHLVGRLNSSELRPGATTAVLESMRVGEEFRRTGAGSALVAEFTAWAERNGATEFRVTAFVDNEAAIAFYRSHGFAPFELTLRRS
- a CDS encoding APC family permease — its product is MTTTLTPHLRLRGVVLFGLAYMAPLIVLGTYGIVAVTTDGTVPTAYLLATVAMLFTAASYGRMAAEYPVAGSAYTYVRKSIDSRVGFLVGWAVLLDYFFLPMVIWLIGAAYMSAQFPSVPSFVWVLGFIVLTTVLNVLGIRVAVTANFLLMAFQLLVILFFVILSFSHAPGLLSGTPFYHSGSSFGGISAGAAVAAYSFLGFDAVTTLTEETFEPRKTIPRAILLTALLGGVLFVILSYATQLVHPGAVFHDESSAAFEIATDIGGDLFAAIFLAGLMVAQFASGIAAQAGASRLMFAMGRDGVLPKRFFGYLQPKLETPVFGIVLIGLIGLGALALDVTTSTSFINFGAFTAFTFVNLSVIALWLRQRGSVLRNLVVPVVGAAVDLWLLVHLDGTAITLGLIWLALGVCYLAYLTRGFRRPPPEVVFEE
- a CDS encoding carbon-nitrogen hydrolase family protein, whose product is MVLVQAEPVPFDRPLDVFVDEVAAVLAEHPGTRLLMYPELHLCGAERPADSAEPLDGPRTRRLAELAGDLGIWLVPGSVCELGPAGEVFNTALAFSPDGSLVASYRKIFPWRPYEPYDPGDRFVVFDIPEAGRIGFSICYDAWFPELTRHLAWMGAEVVLNPVQTTTADRVQELVLARANAIVNQVFVVSLNVAGPFGMGRSIVVGPEGQVLAETPDAAPAVLPVALDVDEVARVRQRGTAGVNRMWEQFTESDAPIELPLYQGRIEPGRWRPRGGGER